From a region of the Corythoichthys intestinalis isolate RoL2023-P3 chromosome 7, ASM3026506v1, whole genome shotgun sequence genome:
- the LOC130919191 gene encoding cyclic nucleotide-gated channel cone photoreceptor subunit alpha-like isoform X3: protein MAKVNSEISSMTRCRLSSVASDEELAVIENGDSSHNSERALSSKSNRTVFTGPGAMARMKPKVPERNDSFLARFRGPELKDDSGCESNVLSLGHNGRMHRKNLASKWPLANYNMNNCNNTDNKKEDKKEEIKKDDKDEKKDEKKDEKKDEKKDEKKDEKKDDKKDDKKDDKKKEEPPKEVWIMDPATDLYYRWLTIIAGPVFYNLIMIVTRACFNELQDRFTKLWVFLDYTSDFIYYTDTFVRSRTGYLEQGLLVKEATKLRAKYRTTSQFKYDMISMIPTDLLFLKYGFNNPEFRFNRLCKISRLFEFFERTETRTSFPNMFRISNLVLYILVIIHWNACMFFAISKTIGFGSDTWVYPNISHPEHGRLARKYIYSLYWSTLTLTTIGETPPPVRDVEYLFVIADFLTGVLIFASIVGNVGAMISNMNASRAEFQAKIDSIKQYMQFRKVTKDLEARVIKWFDYLWTEKKTCDEKEVLKNLPDKLKAEIAINVHLDTLKKVRIFQDCEAGLLIELVLKLEPQVFSPGDYICKKGDIGREMYIIKEGKLAVVADDGVTQFVVLSDGAYFGEISILGIKGSKAGNRRTANIRSVGYSDLFALSKDDLMEALTEYPEAKKALEEKGKAILMKDNLIDEAVANAGADPKDMEEKLTRLQDNLDAMQTKFAKLMAEFTSSQTRMKQRVSQMEAQVKAVKPEDLSEVVADKDKKVQ, encoded by the exons TCACAATTCCGAAAGGGCCCTATCTTCAAAGTCCAACCGAACTGTATTTACTGGTCCAGGAGCAATGGCCAG AATGAAGCCAAAGGTACCAGAAAGAAACGATTCCTTCCTGGCACGCTTCCGGGGCCCTGAGCTCAAAGATGACTCCGGTTGCGAGAGCAATGTCCTGTCCCTGGGCCACAATGGACGGATGCACAGAAAGAA TCTTGCCAGTAAGTGGCCGCTTGCTAATTACAACATGAATAACTGCAACAATACAGACAA CAAAAAGGAAGACAAGAAAGAGGAGATTAAAAAAGACGACAAGGACGAAAAGAAAGATGAGAAAAAGGATGAGAAAAAAGACGAGAAAAAAGATGAGAAGAAGGATGAGAAAAAGGATGACAAAAAGGATGATAAGAAGGATGATAAAAAGAAAGAGGAACCCCC GAAGGAGGTCTGGATCATGGACCCAGCTACAGACCTGTACTACAGGTGGCTCACAATCATCGCCGGCCCAGTGTTTTACAACCTGATAATGATTGTTACCAG GGCTTGCTTCAATGAACTCCAGGACCGCTTCACAAAACTTTGGGTGTTCTTAGACTACACCTCAGACTTCATCTACTACACCGACACCTTTGTCAGATCAAGGACAG GTTACTTGGAGCAAGGACTGCTGGTGAAGGAGGCCACGAAGCTGAGAGCCAAATACAGGACCACGTCGCAGTTCAAATACGACATGATTTCCATGATCCCCACGGATCTGCTGTTTCTGAAGTATGGATTCAACAACCCTGAGTTCCGATTTAACCGTCTCTGCAAAATATCCAGGTTGTTTGAGTTCTTTGAAAGGACTGAGACCAGGACCAGCTTCCCTAACATGTTTCGCATTAGCAATCTTGTACTCTACATCCTGGTCATTATCCACTGGAACGCCTGTATGTTCTTCGCCATCTCAAAGACAATCGGTTTCGGCTCGGACACTTGGGTGTACCCCAACATCAGCCATCCGGAACATGGCCGCCTTGCCAGGAAGTACATCTACTCCCTTTACTGGTCCACACTGACCCTTACTACCATCGGAGAGACACCTCCACCAGTCAGAGATGTGGAGTACCTCTTCGTCATTGCGGATTTCCTCACTGGCGTACTGATCTTTGCCAGTATCGTCGGTAACGTCGGTGCCATGATCTCCAACATGAATGCTTCTCGTGCCGAGTTCCAAGCCAAGATCGACTCCATCAAGCAGTATATGCAGTTCCGTAAGGTCACCAAAGACCTGGAGGCTCGGGTGATCAAATGGTTCGACTACCTGTGGACGGAGAAGAAGACCTGTGATGAGAAGGAGGTTCTAAAGAATCTGCCTGACAAGCTCAAGGCTGAGATCGCCATCAACGTCCATCTTGACACGCTTAAGAAAGTGCGCATCTTCCAGGACTGCGAGGCAGGACTTCTTATCGAGCTGGTGCTCAAGCTGGAGCCTCAAGTCTTCAGTCCTGGGGACTACATCTGCAAGAAGGGTGACATCGGCCGGGAGATGTACATCATCAAAGAGGGCAAGCTAGCGGTGGTGGCCGATGATGGCGTCACACAGTTTGTGGTGCTCAGCGACGGTGCATACTTTGGGGAAATCAGCATCTTGGGCATCAAGGGCAGCAAAGCCGGGAACCGAAGAACCGCCAATATCCGAAGCGTGGGTTACTCAGACCTTTTCGCCCTGTCAAAGGATGACCTGATGGAGGCGCTGACTGAGTACCCGGAAGCCAAGAAAGCCTTGGAGGAGAAGGGCAAGGCCATTTTGATGAAGGACAACCTGATCGACGAGGCTGTGGCTAATGCCGGAGCCGACCCCAAAGACATGGAGGAGAAGCTGACCAGGCTGCAGGACAATCTGGATGCCATGCAAACCAAGTTCGCCAAGCTCATGGCCGAGTTTACCTCCAGCCAGACGCGCATGAAGCAAAGGGTCAGTCAAATGGAGGCCCAGGTGAAGGCTGTCAAACCTGAGGACCTGTCGGAAGTGGTGGCCGACAAAGACAAGAAGGTTCAGTGA
- the LOC130919191 gene encoding cyclic nucleotide-gated cation channel alpha-3-like isoform X6, with translation MAKVNSEISSMTRCRLSSVASDEELAVIENGDSSHNSERALSSKSNRTVFTGPGAMARMKPKVPERNDSFLARFRGPELKDDSGCESNVLSLGHNGRMHRKKKEVWIMDPATDLYYRWLTIIAGPVFYNLIMIVTRACFNELQDRFTKLWVFLDYTSDFIYYTDTFVRSRTGYLEQGLLVKEATKLRAKYRTTSQFKYDMISMIPTDLLFLKYGFNNPEFRFNRLCKISRLFEFFERTETRTSFPNMFRISNLVLYILVIIHWNACMFFAISKTIGFGSDTWVYPNISHPEHGRLARKYIYSLYWSTLTLTTIGETPPPVRDVEYLFVIADFLTGVLIFASIVGNVGAMISNMNASRAEFQAKIDSIKQYMQFRKVTKDLEARVIKWFDYLWTEKKTCDEKEVLKNLPDKLKAEIAINVHLDTLKKVRIFQDCEAGLLIELVLKLEPQVFSPGDYICKKGDIGREMYIIKEGKLAVVADDGVTQFVVLSDGAYFGEISILGIKGSKAGNRRTANIRSVGYSDLFALSKDDLMEALTEYPEAKKALEEKGKAILMKDNLIDEAVANAGADPKDMEEKLTRLQDNLDAMQTKFAKLMAEFTSSQTRMKQRVSQMEAQVKAVKPEDLSEVVADKDKKVQ, from the exons TCACAATTCCGAAAGGGCCCTATCTTCAAAGTCCAACCGAACTGTATTTACTGGTCCAGGAGCAATGGCCAG AATGAAGCCAAAGGTACCAGAAAGAAACGATTCCTTCCTGGCACGCTTCCGGGGCCCTGAGCTCAAAGATGACTCCGGTTGCGAGAGCAATGTCCTGTCCCTGGGCCACAATGGACGGATGCACAGAAAGAA GAAGGAGGTCTGGATCATGGACCCAGCTACAGACCTGTACTACAGGTGGCTCACAATCATCGCCGGCCCAGTGTTTTACAACCTGATAATGATTGTTACCAG GGCTTGCTTCAATGAACTCCAGGACCGCTTCACAAAACTTTGGGTGTTCTTAGACTACACCTCAGACTTCATCTACTACACCGACACCTTTGTCAGATCAAGGACAG GTTACTTGGAGCAAGGACTGCTGGTGAAGGAGGCCACGAAGCTGAGAGCCAAATACAGGACCACGTCGCAGTTCAAATACGACATGATTTCCATGATCCCCACGGATCTGCTGTTTCTGAAGTATGGATTCAACAACCCTGAGTTCCGATTTAACCGTCTCTGCAAAATATCCAGGTTGTTTGAGTTCTTTGAAAGGACTGAGACCAGGACCAGCTTCCCTAACATGTTTCGCATTAGCAATCTTGTACTCTACATCCTGGTCATTATCCACTGGAACGCCTGTATGTTCTTCGCCATCTCAAAGACAATCGGTTTCGGCTCGGACACTTGGGTGTACCCCAACATCAGCCATCCGGAACATGGCCGCCTTGCCAGGAAGTACATCTACTCCCTTTACTGGTCCACACTGACCCTTACTACCATCGGAGAGACACCTCCACCAGTCAGAGATGTGGAGTACCTCTTCGTCATTGCGGATTTCCTCACTGGCGTACTGATCTTTGCCAGTATCGTCGGTAACGTCGGTGCCATGATCTCCAACATGAATGCTTCTCGTGCCGAGTTCCAAGCCAAGATCGACTCCATCAAGCAGTATATGCAGTTCCGTAAGGTCACCAAAGACCTGGAGGCTCGGGTGATCAAATGGTTCGACTACCTGTGGACGGAGAAGAAGACCTGTGATGAGAAGGAGGTTCTAAAGAATCTGCCTGACAAGCTCAAGGCTGAGATCGCCATCAACGTCCATCTTGACACGCTTAAGAAAGTGCGCATCTTCCAGGACTGCGAGGCAGGACTTCTTATCGAGCTGGTGCTCAAGCTGGAGCCTCAAGTCTTCAGTCCTGGGGACTACATCTGCAAGAAGGGTGACATCGGCCGGGAGATGTACATCATCAAAGAGGGCAAGCTAGCGGTGGTGGCCGATGATGGCGTCACACAGTTTGTGGTGCTCAGCGACGGTGCATACTTTGGGGAAATCAGCATCTTGGGCATCAAGGGCAGCAAAGCCGGGAACCGAAGAACCGCCAATATCCGAAGCGTGGGTTACTCAGACCTTTTCGCCCTGTCAAAGGATGACCTGATGGAGGCGCTGACTGAGTACCCGGAAGCCAAGAAAGCCTTGGAGGAGAAGGGCAAGGCCATTTTGATGAAGGACAACCTGATCGACGAGGCTGTGGCTAATGCCGGAGCCGACCCCAAAGACATGGAGGAGAAGCTGACCAGGCTGCAGGACAATCTGGATGCCATGCAAACCAAGTTCGCCAAGCTCATGGCCGAGTTTACCTCCAGCCAGACGCGCATGAAGCAAAGGGTCAGTCAAATGGAGGCCCAGGTGAAGGCTGTCAAACCTGAGGACCTGTCGGAAGTGGTGGCCGACAAAGACAAGAAGGTTCAGTGA
- the LOC130919191 gene encoding cyclic nucleotide-gated channel cone photoreceptor subunit alpha-like isoform X2 — translation MPKYGLSWTGAQGLSSKMFLYGKLPSHNSERALSSKSNRTVFTGPGAMARLSHFFYMLRNWTFHRMKPKVPERNDSFLARFRGPELKDDSGCESNVLSLGHNGRMHRKNLASKWPLANYNMNNCNNTDNKKEDKKEEIKKDDKDEKKDEKKDEKKDEKKDEKKDEKKDDKKDDKKDDKKKEEPPKEVWIMDPATDLYYRWLTIIAGPVFYNLIMIVTRACFNELQDRFTKLWVFLDYTSDFIYYTDTFVRSRTGYLEQGLLVKEATKLRAKYRTTSQFKYDMISMIPTDLLFLKYGFNNPEFRFNRLCKISRLFEFFERTETRTSFPNMFRISNLVLYILVIIHWNACMFFAISKTIGFGSDTWVYPNISHPEHGRLARKYIYSLYWSTLTLTTIGETPPPVRDVEYLFVIADFLTGVLIFASIVGNVGAMISNMNASRAEFQAKIDSIKQYMQFRKVTKDLEARVIKWFDYLWTEKKTCDEKEVLKNLPDKLKAEIAINVHLDTLKKVRIFQDCEAGLLIELVLKLEPQVFSPGDYICKKGDIGREMYIIKEGKLAVVADDGVTQFVVLSDGAYFGEISILGIKGSKAGNRRTANIRSVGYSDLFALSKDDLMEALTEYPEAKKALEEKGKAILMKDNLIDEAVANAGADPKDMEEKLTRLQDNLDAMQTKFAKLMAEFTSSQTRMKQRVSQMEAQVKAVKPEDLSEVVADKDKKVQ, via the exons atgcccaaatatggactgtcatGGACCGGTgctcaaggtctcagctcaaagatgtttttgtatggaaaactacccag TCACAATTCCGAAAGGGCCCTATCTTCAAAGTCCAACCGAACTGTATTTACTGGTCCAGGAGCAATGGCCAG GCTCTCTCACTTCTTCTACATGCTGCGCAACTGGACCTTCCACAGAATGAAGCCAAAGGTACCAGAAAGAAACGATTCCTTCCTGGCACGCTTCCGGGGCCCTGAGCTCAAAGATGACTCCGGTTGCGAGAGCAATGTCCTGTCCCTGGGCCACAATGGACGGATGCACAGAAAGAA TCTTGCCAGTAAGTGGCCGCTTGCTAATTACAACATGAATAACTGCAACAATACAGACAA CAAAAAGGAAGACAAGAAAGAGGAGATTAAAAAAGACGACAAGGACGAAAAGAAAGATGAGAAAAAGGATGAGAAAAAAGACGAGAAAAAAGATGAGAAGAAGGATGAGAAAAAGGATGACAAAAAGGATGATAAGAAGGATGATAAAAAGAAAGAGGAACCCCC GAAGGAGGTCTGGATCATGGACCCAGCTACAGACCTGTACTACAGGTGGCTCACAATCATCGCCGGCCCAGTGTTTTACAACCTGATAATGATTGTTACCAG GGCTTGCTTCAATGAACTCCAGGACCGCTTCACAAAACTTTGGGTGTTCTTAGACTACACCTCAGACTTCATCTACTACACCGACACCTTTGTCAGATCAAGGACAG GTTACTTGGAGCAAGGACTGCTGGTGAAGGAGGCCACGAAGCTGAGAGCCAAATACAGGACCACGTCGCAGTTCAAATACGACATGATTTCCATGATCCCCACGGATCTGCTGTTTCTGAAGTATGGATTCAACAACCCTGAGTTCCGATTTAACCGTCTCTGCAAAATATCCAGGTTGTTTGAGTTCTTTGAAAGGACTGAGACCAGGACCAGCTTCCCTAACATGTTTCGCATTAGCAATCTTGTACTCTACATCCTGGTCATTATCCACTGGAACGCCTGTATGTTCTTCGCCATCTCAAAGACAATCGGTTTCGGCTCGGACACTTGGGTGTACCCCAACATCAGCCATCCGGAACATGGCCGCCTTGCCAGGAAGTACATCTACTCCCTTTACTGGTCCACACTGACCCTTACTACCATCGGAGAGACACCTCCACCAGTCAGAGATGTGGAGTACCTCTTCGTCATTGCGGATTTCCTCACTGGCGTACTGATCTTTGCCAGTATCGTCGGTAACGTCGGTGCCATGATCTCCAACATGAATGCTTCTCGTGCCGAGTTCCAAGCCAAGATCGACTCCATCAAGCAGTATATGCAGTTCCGTAAGGTCACCAAAGACCTGGAGGCTCGGGTGATCAAATGGTTCGACTACCTGTGGACGGAGAAGAAGACCTGTGATGAGAAGGAGGTTCTAAAGAATCTGCCTGACAAGCTCAAGGCTGAGATCGCCATCAACGTCCATCTTGACACGCTTAAGAAAGTGCGCATCTTCCAGGACTGCGAGGCAGGACTTCTTATCGAGCTGGTGCTCAAGCTGGAGCCTCAAGTCTTCAGTCCTGGGGACTACATCTGCAAGAAGGGTGACATCGGCCGGGAGATGTACATCATCAAAGAGGGCAAGCTAGCGGTGGTGGCCGATGATGGCGTCACACAGTTTGTGGTGCTCAGCGACGGTGCATACTTTGGGGAAATCAGCATCTTGGGCATCAAGGGCAGCAAAGCCGGGAACCGAAGAACCGCCAATATCCGAAGCGTGGGTTACTCAGACCTTTTCGCCCTGTCAAAGGATGACCTGATGGAGGCGCTGACTGAGTACCCGGAAGCCAAGAAAGCCTTGGAGGAGAAGGGCAAGGCCATTTTGATGAAGGACAACCTGATCGACGAGGCTGTGGCTAATGCCGGAGCCGACCCCAAAGACATGGAGGAGAAGCTGACCAGGCTGCAGGACAATCTGGATGCCATGCAAACCAAGTTCGCCAAGCTCATGGCCGAGTTTACCTCCAGCCAGACGCGCATGAAGCAAAGGGTCAGTCAAATGGAGGCCCAGGTGAAGGCTGTCAAACCTGAGGACCTGTCGGAAGTGGTGGCCGACAAAGACAAGAAGGTTCAGTGA
- the LOC130919191 gene encoding cyclic nucleotide-gated channel cone photoreceptor subunit alpha-like isoform X1 encodes MAKVNSEISSMTRCRLSSVASDEELAVIENGDSSHNSERALSSKSNRTVFTGPGAMARLSHFFYMLRNWTFHRMKPKVPERNDSFLARFRGPELKDDSGCESNVLSLGHNGRMHRKNLASKWPLANYNMNNCNNTDNKKEDKKEEIKKDDKDEKKDEKKDEKKDEKKDEKKDEKKDDKKDDKKDDKKKEEPPKEVWIMDPATDLYYRWLTIIAGPVFYNLIMIVTRACFNELQDRFTKLWVFLDYTSDFIYYTDTFVRSRTGYLEQGLLVKEATKLRAKYRTTSQFKYDMISMIPTDLLFLKYGFNNPEFRFNRLCKISRLFEFFERTETRTSFPNMFRISNLVLYILVIIHWNACMFFAISKTIGFGSDTWVYPNISHPEHGRLARKYIYSLYWSTLTLTTIGETPPPVRDVEYLFVIADFLTGVLIFASIVGNVGAMISNMNASRAEFQAKIDSIKQYMQFRKVTKDLEARVIKWFDYLWTEKKTCDEKEVLKNLPDKLKAEIAINVHLDTLKKVRIFQDCEAGLLIELVLKLEPQVFSPGDYICKKGDIGREMYIIKEGKLAVVADDGVTQFVVLSDGAYFGEISILGIKGSKAGNRRTANIRSVGYSDLFALSKDDLMEALTEYPEAKKALEEKGKAILMKDNLIDEAVANAGADPKDMEEKLTRLQDNLDAMQTKFAKLMAEFTSSQTRMKQRVSQMEAQVKAVKPEDLSEVVADKDKKVQ; translated from the exons TCACAATTCCGAAAGGGCCCTATCTTCAAAGTCCAACCGAACTGTATTTACTGGTCCAGGAGCAATGGCCAG GCTCTCTCACTTCTTCTACATGCTGCGCAACTGGACCTTCCACAGAATGAAGCCAAAGGTACCAGAAAGAAACGATTCCTTCCTGGCACGCTTCCGGGGCCCTGAGCTCAAAGATGACTCCGGTTGCGAGAGCAATGTCCTGTCCCTGGGCCACAATGGACGGATGCACAGAAAGAA TCTTGCCAGTAAGTGGCCGCTTGCTAATTACAACATGAATAACTGCAACAATACAGACAA CAAAAAGGAAGACAAGAAAGAGGAGATTAAAAAAGACGACAAGGACGAAAAGAAAGATGAGAAAAAGGATGAGAAAAAAGACGAGAAAAAAGATGAGAAGAAGGATGAGAAAAAGGATGACAAAAAGGATGATAAGAAGGATGATAAAAAGAAAGAGGAACCCCC GAAGGAGGTCTGGATCATGGACCCAGCTACAGACCTGTACTACAGGTGGCTCACAATCATCGCCGGCCCAGTGTTTTACAACCTGATAATGATTGTTACCAG GGCTTGCTTCAATGAACTCCAGGACCGCTTCACAAAACTTTGGGTGTTCTTAGACTACACCTCAGACTTCATCTACTACACCGACACCTTTGTCAGATCAAGGACAG GTTACTTGGAGCAAGGACTGCTGGTGAAGGAGGCCACGAAGCTGAGAGCCAAATACAGGACCACGTCGCAGTTCAAATACGACATGATTTCCATGATCCCCACGGATCTGCTGTTTCTGAAGTATGGATTCAACAACCCTGAGTTCCGATTTAACCGTCTCTGCAAAATATCCAGGTTGTTTGAGTTCTTTGAAAGGACTGAGACCAGGACCAGCTTCCCTAACATGTTTCGCATTAGCAATCTTGTACTCTACATCCTGGTCATTATCCACTGGAACGCCTGTATGTTCTTCGCCATCTCAAAGACAATCGGTTTCGGCTCGGACACTTGGGTGTACCCCAACATCAGCCATCCGGAACATGGCCGCCTTGCCAGGAAGTACATCTACTCCCTTTACTGGTCCACACTGACCCTTACTACCATCGGAGAGACACCTCCACCAGTCAGAGATGTGGAGTACCTCTTCGTCATTGCGGATTTCCTCACTGGCGTACTGATCTTTGCCAGTATCGTCGGTAACGTCGGTGCCATGATCTCCAACATGAATGCTTCTCGTGCCGAGTTCCAAGCCAAGATCGACTCCATCAAGCAGTATATGCAGTTCCGTAAGGTCACCAAAGACCTGGAGGCTCGGGTGATCAAATGGTTCGACTACCTGTGGACGGAGAAGAAGACCTGTGATGAGAAGGAGGTTCTAAAGAATCTGCCTGACAAGCTCAAGGCTGAGATCGCCATCAACGTCCATCTTGACACGCTTAAGAAAGTGCGCATCTTCCAGGACTGCGAGGCAGGACTTCTTATCGAGCTGGTGCTCAAGCTGGAGCCTCAAGTCTTCAGTCCTGGGGACTACATCTGCAAGAAGGGTGACATCGGCCGGGAGATGTACATCATCAAAGAGGGCAAGCTAGCGGTGGTGGCCGATGATGGCGTCACACAGTTTGTGGTGCTCAGCGACGGTGCATACTTTGGGGAAATCAGCATCTTGGGCATCAAGGGCAGCAAAGCCGGGAACCGAAGAACCGCCAATATCCGAAGCGTGGGTTACTCAGACCTTTTCGCCCTGTCAAAGGATGACCTGATGGAGGCGCTGACTGAGTACCCGGAAGCCAAGAAAGCCTTGGAGGAGAAGGGCAAGGCCATTTTGATGAAGGACAACCTGATCGACGAGGCTGTGGCTAATGCCGGAGCCGACCCCAAAGACATGGAGGAGAAGCTGACCAGGCTGCAGGACAATCTGGATGCCATGCAAACCAAGTTCGCCAAGCTCATGGCCGAGTTTACCTCCAGCCAGACGCGCATGAAGCAAAGGGTCAGTCAAATGGAGGCCCAGGTGAAGGCTGTCAAACCTGAGGACCTGTCGGAAGTGGTGGCCGACAAAGACAAGAAGGTTCAGTGA
- the LOC130919191 gene encoding cyclic nucleotide-gated channel cone photoreceptor subunit alpha-like isoform X4, with translation MPKYGLSWTGAQGLSSKMFLYGKLPSHNSERALSSKSNRTVFTGPGAMARMKPKVPERNDSFLARFRGPELKDDSGCESNVLSLGHNGRMHRKNLASKWPLANYNMNNCNNTDNKKEDKKEEIKKDDKDEKKDEKKDEKKDEKKDEKKDEKKDDKKDDKKDDKKKEEPPKEVWIMDPATDLYYRWLTIIAGPVFYNLIMIVTRACFNELQDRFTKLWVFLDYTSDFIYYTDTFVRSRTGYLEQGLLVKEATKLRAKYRTTSQFKYDMISMIPTDLLFLKYGFNNPEFRFNRLCKISRLFEFFERTETRTSFPNMFRISNLVLYILVIIHWNACMFFAISKTIGFGSDTWVYPNISHPEHGRLARKYIYSLYWSTLTLTTIGETPPPVRDVEYLFVIADFLTGVLIFASIVGNVGAMISNMNASRAEFQAKIDSIKQYMQFRKVTKDLEARVIKWFDYLWTEKKTCDEKEVLKNLPDKLKAEIAINVHLDTLKKVRIFQDCEAGLLIELVLKLEPQVFSPGDYICKKGDIGREMYIIKEGKLAVVADDGVTQFVVLSDGAYFGEISILGIKGSKAGNRRTANIRSVGYSDLFALSKDDLMEALTEYPEAKKALEEKGKAILMKDNLIDEAVANAGADPKDMEEKLTRLQDNLDAMQTKFAKLMAEFTSSQTRMKQRVSQMEAQVKAVKPEDLSEVVADKDKKVQ, from the exons atgcccaaatatggactgtcatGGACCGGTgctcaaggtctcagctcaaagatgtttttgtatggaaaactacccag TCACAATTCCGAAAGGGCCCTATCTTCAAAGTCCAACCGAACTGTATTTACTGGTCCAGGAGCAATGGCCAG AATGAAGCCAAAGGTACCAGAAAGAAACGATTCCTTCCTGGCACGCTTCCGGGGCCCTGAGCTCAAAGATGACTCCGGTTGCGAGAGCAATGTCCTGTCCCTGGGCCACAATGGACGGATGCACAGAAAGAA TCTTGCCAGTAAGTGGCCGCTTGCTAATTACAACATGAATAACTGCAACAATACAGACAA CAAAAAGGAAGACAAGAAAGAGGAGATTAAAAAAGACGACAAGGACGAAAAGAAAGATGAGAAAAAGGATGAGAAAAAAGACGAGAAAAAAGATGAGAAGAAGGATGAGAAAAAGGATGACAAAAAGGATGATAAGAAGGATGATAAAAAGAAAGAGGAACCCCC GAAGGAGGTCTGGATCATGGACCCAGCTACAGACCTGTACTACAGGTGGCTCACAATCATCGCCGGCCCAGTGTTTTACAACCTGATAATGATTGTTACCAG GGCTTGCTTCAATGAACTCCAGGACCGCTTCACAAAACTTTGGGTGTTCTTAGACTACACCTCAGACTTCATCTACTACACCGACACCTTTGTCAGATCAAGGACAG GTTACTTGGAGCAAGGACTGCTGGTGAAGGAGGCCACGAAGCTGAGAGCCAAATACAGGACCACGTCGCAGTTCAAATACGACATGATTTCCATGATCCCCACGGATCTGCTGTTTCTGAAGTATGGATTCAACAACCCTGAGTTCCGATTTAACCGTCTCTGCAAAATATCCAGGTTGTTTGAGTTCTTTGAAAGGACTGAGACCAGGACCAGCTTCCCTAACATGTTTCGCATTAGCAATCTTGTACTCTACATCCTGGTCATTATCCACTGGAACGCCTGTATGTTCTTCGCCATCTCAAAGACAATCGGTTTCGGCTCGGACACTTGGGTGTACCCCAACATCAGCCATCCGGAACATGGCCGCCTTGCCAGGAAGTACATCTACTCCCTTTACTGGTCCACACTGACCCTTACTACCATCGGAGAGACACCTCCACCAGTCAGAGATGTGGAGTACCTCTTCGTCATTGCGGATTTCCTCACTGGCGTACTGATCTTTGCCAGTATCGTCGGTAACGTCGGTGCCATGATCTCCAACATGAATGCTTCTCGTGCCGAGTTCCAAGCCAAGATCGACTCCATCAAGCAGTATATGCAGTTCCGTAAGGTCACCAAAGACCTGGAGGCTCGGGTGATCAAATGGTTCGACTACCTGTGGACGGAGAAGAAGACCTGTGATGAGAAGGAGGTTCTAAAGAATCTGCCTGACAAGCTCAAGGCTGAGATCGCCATCAACGTCCATCTTGACACGCTTAAGAAAGTGCGCATCTTCCAGGACTGCGAGGCAGGACTTCTTATCGAGCTGGTGCTCAAGCTGGAGCCTCAAGTCTTCAGTCCTGGGGACTACATCTGCAAGAAGGGTGACATCGGCCGGGAGATGTACATCATCAAAGAGGGCAAGCTAGCGGTGGTGGCCGATGATGGCGTCACACAGTTTGTGGTGCTCAGCGACGGTGCATACTTTGGGGAAATCAGCATCTTGGGCATCAAGGGCAGCAAAGCCGGGAACCGAAGAACCGCCAATATCCGAAGCGTGGGTTACTCAGACCTTTTCGCCCTGTCAAAGGATGACCTGATGGAGGCGCTGACTGAGTACCCGGAAGCCAAGAAAGCCTTGGAGGAGAAGGGCAAGGCCATTTTGATGAAGGACAACCTGATCGACGAGGCTGTGGCTAATGCCGGAGCCGACCCCAAAGACATGGAGGAGAAGCTGACCAGGCTGCAGGACAATCTGGATGCCATGCAAACCAAGTTCGCCAAGCTCATGGCCGAGTTTACCTCCAGCCAGACGCGCATGAAGCAAAGGGTCAGTCAAATGGAGGCCCAGGTGAAGGCTGTCAAACCTGAGGACCTGTCGGAAGTGGTGGCCGACAAAGACAAGAAGGTTCAGTGA